The sequence AAAAAAGtgaattttatttttcaagttaaaaatggtatttgaaaattacagttgtgtttgaacatgaatacaatttggagttgcttttgaatttttgtgagtgttttgaagtgaaaattttgaaaaataactttttggagtttttaaatttctaaaaattctgaaattcaacttgtgaaaagttaaaatttttatggccaaacgctaattccaaaaaaataaaattggtttGAGAAAAAGAAATCTTTTTTATGGCCAGACGGGCCCTAAGCACACATTTCCGTGAAGAATTTTGGTTGCGATATCATTTAGTTGCCTAGATATAAATAGGCACTAATATGAAGGCAAAAAGCAATATAGAAAGTAATAccctttaattaattgaaatatattttttgatCAACAACCATGTTTTTCACACTCGTTACATGACATACAATGCCTTTGCTATTTGTGGTAGACGAAAACTTTGATTCCATTTCTATTTAAATTATGTCATAATCAATTCCATCATATTAGATCTTTCGTGGTAGGACACCTCAGTGCACAAAGTATTTCGTATTTATCAAATTCTTAAAATCATACCATCTTTAACTGCTTGATCTTGGAATGTCAATATCTCTACAGGAAACTCGCAGTTACCCGTTGATGGATTTTCTGCTCTAATTTCACCTAAACCATCAAAATCACACAATTCTACTTGCTGCTTATGCTTTTGGAAGAATACATTAAAAGCATAAGAAACTTTAGAATCATCACTTAGTCCATCACACGATCCTCCTTTTTCCAGGGACGTACAATCTGCTATATTGCATGCAAAATTATAATTCTTATTTACCAAATCCATGTCTTCTCTATTTCCATTAAACAAACACCACCTATTTGGCATTTTCACAATCCCCTTAGCCTGAGTTGGATAAGTATCACGATCTTGTAATGAAAAATCAATCTTGTATTTTGGATTTCCATCTGCTTCGTAAATTCCCCAGTGTCTTTGAAATGCACCAAATATAGCACGAAATTGATTCTCATCTGATAAACTATGGAGAAATACATCTATAGGACCTGGCTTAAGAGGTGTTCCTTTATTTGAAGCTATAAATTTCAAGAAACCCTTATGAAATCTCTCTGCATTTTCAATATTTGCATGTGGATATCCGTCTGTTGGCCAACCAATTTGACCTATCATAATTTTCATATTAGGGTAACCTGCTTTTCTTATTGCCCATGCAACGGAATCAATCATTAGCTCTACAACATTTGTGTACGTAAACTTACCATCTTGAATCTTGAACCCGCTCTTATTATCAAAGTACGCGAATTCCATAGTGTAATTCAATACTTCTTTAATGTAATGGATTGGAAACATGATCAAATCAAAGGGTGCTCCAGTTTGATTATAGAACTCTAACGATTCAAGCATTTGTTGTTTTATATCATCGCGAAAATCGGCTTCTGATGGAATTTTTGTAAGCTTTAAAACATCCATGCCATGGGAAGTTGTAGTTTTGACATACCCTAATCCCATATCGTCAAGAGCTTGCCGTATTAATTTTATTACGTTCACAACTTGATCGGTCCTTGCTTCTTTCATAAACGTATTCGAAAATGGTTCAGTCCCAACGGTTAAATATCTGAAAAAATGTAAGAACAtatattaaggaaataaaatcatAAAGTCTAAGTAAGGCGGcaataatacaaaaaaaaaaaaaaaaaaaaaaaaatccagtgTAATCTCACAGGTTGGGTTTGGGAGCGGTAGTgtttacgcagaccttaccccttccttgtgaaggtagagagactATTTTCGATATACCTTTGGCTCAA is a genomic window of Nicotiana tabacum cultivar K326 chromosome 16, ASM71507v2, whole genome shotgun sequence containing:
- the LOC107820594 gene encoding glucan endo-1,3-beta-glucosidase 8-like isoform X3; protein product: MRFIIGIYFIILCMAIRVNSFVGITWGRMQSQQLVPSMVVDLLLQNQIPAVRLRTSGSDISEIFSGTNISLAITLVNNYMWQANRTDLAYTWVNDRVKNPINKGVNIVYLTVGTEPFSNTFMKEARTDQVVNVIKLIRQALDDMGLGYVKTTTSHGMDVLKLTKIPSEADFRDDIKQQMLESLEFYNQTGAPFDLIMFPIHYIKEVLNYTMEFAYFDNKSGFKIQDGQIGWPTDGYPHANIENAERFHKGFLKFIASNKGTPLKPGPIDVFLHSLSDENQFRAIFGAFQRHWGIYEADGNPKYKIDFSLQDRDTYPTQAKGIVKMPNRWCLFNGNREDMDLVNKNYNFACNIADCTSLEKGGSCDGLSDDSKVSYAFNVFFQKHKQQVELCDFDGLGEIRAENPSTGNCEFPVEILTFQDQAVKDGMILRI
- the LOC107820594 gene encoding glucan endo-1,3-beta-glucosidase 8-like isoform X2; the protein is MRFIIGIYFIILCMAIRVNSFVGITWGRMQSQQLVPSMVVDLLLQNQIPAANRTDLAYTWVNDRVKNPINKGVNIVYLTVGTEPFSNTFMKEARTDQVVNVIKLIRQALDDMGLGYVKTTTSHGMDVLKLTKIPSEADFRDDIKQQMLESLEFYNQTGAPFDLIMFPIHYIKEVLNYTMEFAYFDNKSGFKIQDGKFTYTNVVELMIDSVAWAIRKAGYPNMKIMIGQIGWPTDGYPHANIENAERFHKGFLKFIASNKGTPLKPGPIDVFLHSLSDENQFRAIFGAFQRHWGIYEADGNPKYKIDFSLQDRDTYPTQAKGIVKMPNRWCLFNGNREDMDLVNKNYNFACNIADCTSLEKGGSCDGLSDDSKVSYAFNVFFQKHKQQVELCDFDGLGEIRAENPSTGNCEFPVEILTFQDQAVKDGMILRI
- the LOC107820594 gene encoding glucan endo-1,3-beta-glucosidase 8-like isoform X1 produces the protein MRFIIGIYFIILCMAIRVNSFVGITWGRMQSQQLVPSMVVDLLLQNQIPAVRLRTSGSDISEIFSGTNISLAITLVNNYMWQANRTDLAYTWVNDRVKNPINKGVNIVYLTVGTEPFSNTFMKEARTDQVVNVIKLIRQALDDMGLGYVKTTTSHGMDVLKLTKIPSEADFRDDIKQQMLESLEFYNQTGAPFDLIMFPIHYIKEVLNYTMEFAYFDNKSGFKIQDGKFTYTNVVELMIDSVAWAIRKAGYPNMKIMIGQIGWPTDGYPHANIENAERFHKGFLKFIASNKGTPLKPGPIDVFLHSLSDENQFRAIFGAFQRHWGIYEADGNPKYKIDFSLQDRDTYPTQAKGIVKMPNRWCLFNGNREDMDLVNKNYNFACNIADCTSLEKGGSCDGLSDDSKVSYAFNVFFQKHKQQVELCDFDGLGEIRAENPSTGNCEFPVEILTFQDQAVKDGMILRI